From Vitis vinifera cultivar Pinot Noir 40024 chromosome 5, ASM3070453v1, the proteins below share one genomic window:
- the LOC100259652 gene encoding pentatricopeptide repeat-containing protein At3g12770: MIPKTCTLIPSRYYASAFEFDPSLALLQSLHFSVTHKSLKLTRQSHSRILSLGLSQNSLLATKLIFAYAICQHPYHSRLVFDSLQHKNVFLWNSLINGYAKNRLYNEAFQLFNQMCSSDVLPDDFTLSTLSKVSSELGALFSGKSIHGKSIRIGFVSDTVVANSIMSMYCKCGNFEESRKVFDEMTIRNSGSWNVLIAGYAVSGNCNFREETWEFVKQMQMDEVRPDAYTISSLLPLCDGDKGKWDYGRELHCYIVKNELVLGLDSDVHLGCCLIDMYSRSNKVVVGRRVFDRMKCRNVFSWTAMINGYVENGDSDEALSLFRDMQVIDGIEPNRVSLVSVLPACSSFSGLLSGRQIHGFAVRKELNNEVSLCNALIDMYSKCGSLDSARRVFEDDSLCKDAISWSSMISGYGLHGKGQEAILLYDKMLQAGIRPDMITTVGILSACSRSGLVNEGLNIYSSVINDYGIEPTLEIFACIVDMLGRAGQLDPALDFIKAMPVEPGPSVWGALVSCSIIHGDLEMQELAYRFLIQLEPENPSNYVSISNLYASSRRWDAVAEVRRMMKDKRLRKVPGCSWISINNKTHCFYVADKAHPSATSIYNMLDDLLLTMNDAICSPHLETST; encoded by the coding sequence ATGATCCCCAAGACATGTACCCTCATACCTTCCCGCTACTACGCTTCTGCCTTTGAATTCGATCCCTCTCTCGCTCTCCTCCAATCCCTCCATTTCTCAGTAACTCACAAATCTCTCAAACTCACCCGACAATCCCATTCTCGAATTCTCAGTCTTGGCTTATCTCAAAACTCTTTACTTGCCACAAAACTCATCTTTGCATATGCTATATGCCAACACCCATATCATTCCCGACTCGTTTTCGATTCCCTACAACACAAGAATGTGTTTCTATGGAACTCTTTGATTAATGGGTATGCCAAAAATCGTTTATACAATGAGGCTTTTCAGTTGTTTAATCAAATGTGCTCTAGCGATGTCTTGCCCGATGATTTTACTCTCTCGACACTTTCTAAAGTTTCGAGCGAGCTGGGGGCCTTATTTTCCGGCAAATCTATTCATGGGAAAAGTATACGAATAGGATTTGTTTCCGATACTGTTGTTGCTAATTCGATAATGTCAATGTATTGCAAATGCGGGAATTTTGAGGAATCCAGGAAGGTGTTTGATGAAATGACGATTAGAAATTCTGGTTCTTGGAACGTTTTGATTGCTGGGTACGCAGTTTCAGGGAATTGTAATTTTCGTGAGGAAACTTGGGAATTTGTTAAACAGATGCAGATGGATGAAGTGAGACCCGATGCCTATACCATTTCTAGTCTTCTTCCTTTGTGTGATGGGGACAAGGGGAAATGGGATTATGGGAGGGAGCTTCACTGTTACATTGTGAAAAATGAATTGGTATTGGGCCTGGATTCTGATGTTCACCTGGGGTGTTGTTTGATAGACATGTATTCGAGGAGCAATAAAGTGGTTGTGGGTAGACGGGTCTTTGACAGGATGAAGTGTAGGAATGTCTTTTCTTGGACAGCAATGATCAATGGTTATGTGGAGAATGGAGATTCAGATGAAGCTTTGAGTCTTTTTCGCGATATGCAGGTTATAGATGGAATAGAACCGAATAGAGTGTCACTTGTCAGTGTTCTCCCTGCATGTAGCTCCTTTTCTGGTTTATTGAGTGGAAGACAAATACATGGATTTGCTGTTAGAAAGGAATTGAACAATGAAGTCTCTTTATGTAATGCTCTCATCGATATGTATTCCAAGTGTGGGAGCTTGGATTCTGCAAGGCGTGTATTTGAGGATGACTCCTTATGTAAAGATGCAATCTCTTGGAGTTCAATGATTTCAGGATATGGATTGCATGGGAAGGGTCAAGAAGCCATTCTTCTGTATGATAAGATGCTCCAAGCTGGGATCAGACCGGACATGATAACAACAGTGGGGATTCTTTCTGCTTGTAGCCGGTCAGGATTGGTAAACGAAGGTCTTAACATCTACAGCTCAGTTATCAATGATTATGGAATTGAACCAACATTGGAGATTTTTGCATGCATTGTTGATATGTTAGGTCGAGCAGGGCAGCTCGATCCAGCATTAGATTTTATCAAAGCAATGCCTGTGGAACCTGGTCCTAGTGTGTGGGGAGCTCTGGTCAGTTGCTCCAtcattcatggtgatcttgagATGCAAGAATTGGCATATAGGTTCCTTATTCAGCTAGAACCCGAGAACCCCTCCAACTATGTTTCCATATCAAATTTATATGCGTCTTCAAGGAGATGGGATGCCGTGGCTGAAGTAAGAAGAATGATGAAAGATAAGAGATTGAGGAAGGTACCTGGGTGCAGTTGGATTAGCATCAATAACAAAACTCACTGTTTCTATGTTGCTGATAAAGCACATCCATCTGCCACTTCAATCTACAACATGTTGGATGACCTCTTATTAACTATGAATGATGCTATATGTTCTCCTCACCTTGAAACTTCAACATAA